The following coding sequences lie in one Sesamum indicum cultivar Zhongzhi No. 13 linkage group LG9, S_indicum_v1.0, whole genome shotgun sequence genomic window:
- the LOC105170297 gene encoding 60S ribosomal protein L12-like has translation MPPKFDPTQVVDVFVRVTGGEVGAASSLAPKIGPLGLSPKKIGEDIAKETAKDWKGLRVTVKLTVQNRQAKVTVVPSAAALVIKALKEPERDRKKTKNIKHNGNISLDDVIEIAKVMRPRSMAKDLAGTVKEILGTCVSVGCTVDGKDPKDLQQEITDGDVEIPQD, from the coding sequence ATGCCGCCGAAGTTCGATCCCACCCAGGTCGTCGACGTGTTCGTCCGTGTAACCGGAGGAGAAGTCGGTGCTGCCAGTTCCCTCGCCCCTAAGATCGGTCCCCTCGGTCTATCTCCCAAGAAGATCGGTGAAGACATTGCCAAGGAAACCGCCAAGGATTGGAAGGGCCTTCGCGTCACTGTCAAGCTCACCGTCCAAAACCGTCAGGCTAAGGTAACCGTTGTGCCCTCCGCCGCCGCTTTAGTCATCAAGGCACTCAAGGAGCCGGAGCGCGACCGTAAGAAGACTAAGAACATCAAGCACAATGGCAATATCTCGCTTGATGATGTAATCGAGATTGCTAAGGTAATGAGACCTCGCTCGATGGCTAAGGATTTGGCGGGCACCGTTAAGGAGATTCTCGGTACGTGTGTTTCCGTTGGCTGCACCGTTGATGGCAAGGATCCAAAGGACTTGCAGCAGGAGATCACCGATGGAGATGTGGAAATTCCCCAAGATTGA
- the LOC105170296 gene encoding uncharacterized protein LOC105170296 → MAASKSYFARANYRFLPGDQALTNDSMIFELDESDVWNSSARSQSPEMRKTSSRITMKPSPAAAARGGVGGPASLPVNVPDWSKILKEEYRENRRRDSDDDYDEDEAEEEGNRIPPHEFLARQMARTRIASFSVHEGIGRTLKGRDLSRVRNAIWQKTGFED, encoded by the coding sequence ATGGCGGCGTCAAAAAGCTACTTCGCTAGAGCAAACTACAGATTCCTCCCGGGCGATCAGGCCCTCACTAACGATTCAATGATCTTCGAGCTCGATGAGTCCGATGTTTGGAACTCGTCGGCCCGCTCGCAGTCTCCTGAGATGCGCAAGACGAGTTCTAGAATCACCATGAAGCCGTCGCCTGCAGCGGCGGCGAGGGGAGGAGTCGGAGGGCCGGCTTCTCTGCCGGTGAACGTCCCGGACTGGTCGAAAATACTGAAGGAAGAGTACAGGGAGAATCGGAGGAGAGACAGCGACGACGACTACGACGAGGACGAGGCCGAGGAGGAGGGGAACCGTATTCCACCGCACGAGTTTTTGGCGCGTCAAATGGCGAGGACTAGGATCGCCTCCTTCTCGGTGCACGAAGGGATTGGGAGAACCCTCAAGGGGAGAGATCTAAGCAGAGTTAGAAACGCGATTTGGCAGAAAACGGGTTTCGAGGATTGA